One Lacunisphaera limnophila DNA window includes the following coding sequences:
- a CDS encoding peptidylprolyl isomerase has protein sequence MMSLRRFHTPICSLLLAASMVGLAQAQTPVDNLNLRYANGIVAIAEEKVITVDDVRREIGPLVPELQRQSRTEQEFNEKLEALQNDVIQNLIDRVLIVKEFYKDEKRRVPSSYIDNQLAETIITQFENDRSKYLAYLRSRGISQKEYRRELEEDMIYNFMRQQQSKSGSTISPVRIEDFYNENKERFYQEDSVQLRLIQIARAPGESDDALRAKAAAVVAELDAGADFGDVARKYSQDSRKSRGGDWGWQRRSDLRKEFSDVIFTLDKGKRSEPLLTPEGAFLFLAEDRKHAGNLPIDEVRPEIERALVQQGSRRATERWLEKLRRNAYVKHF, from the coding sequence ATGATGAGTCTCCGCCGTTTCCACACCCCGATCTGCAGCCTGCTGCTCGCCGCCAGCATGGTCGGACTGGCCCAGGCCCAGACCCCGGTGGACAACCTTAACTTGCGATACGCCAACGGGATAGTTGCTATTGCCGAGGAGAAGGTCATCACCGTCGACGACGTCCGCCGCGAAATCGGCCCCCTCGTCCCCGAGCTCCAGCGCCAGAGCCGCACCGAGCAGGAATTCAACGAGAAGCTCGAGGCCCTCCAGAACGACGTCATCCAGAACCTGATCGACCGCGTGCTGATCGTGAAGGAATTCTACAAGGACGAGAAGCGCCGCGTGCCCTCGAGCTACATCGACAACCAGCTGGCCGAGACGATCATCACCCAGTTCGAGAACGACCGCAGCAAGTACCTCGCCTACCTCCGTTCCCGCGGCATCTCCCAGAAGGAATACCGCCGCGAGCTGGAGGAGGACATGATCTACAATTTCATGCGCCAGCAGCAGTCGAAGTCCGGCAGCACCATCAGCCCGGTCCGCATCGAGGATTTCTACAACGAGAACAAGGAGCGCTTTTACCAGGAGGACAGCGTACAGCTGCGCCTCATCCAGATCGCCCGCGCCCCGGGAGAATCCGACGACGCCCTCCGCGCCAAGGCGGCCGCCGTGGTGGCCGAGCTCGATGCCGGCGCCGACTTCGGCGATGTCGCCCGCAAGTACAGCCAGGACTCGCGCAAGAGCCGCGGCGGCGACTGGGGCTGGCAGCGCCGCTCCGACCTCCGCAAGGAATTCAGCGACGTGATCTTCACCTTGGACAAGGGCAAACGCAGCGAACCCCTGCTCACGCCCGAGGGCGCCTTCCTCTTCCTCGCCGAGGACCGCAAGCACGCCGGCAACCTCCCGATCGACGAGGTCCGTCCGGAAATCGAGCGCGCGCTCGTCCAGCAAGGTTCCCGCCGCGCCACCGAGCGCTGGCTGGAAAAGCTCCGACGCAACGCGTACGTGAAGCACTTCTAA
- a CDS encoding ParA family protein, producing the protein MACTVFTIANQKGGVGKTTTAVNLAAALAEQKIHTLVVDLDPQANATSALGIEKTEGKSLYGPLRGEGSAFEMLTPTAWPHLALIPSEVDLAAIEIELAQQPNYLMRLRSVLDPLRNSGGYRAIIIDCPPALGMLSMNSLAAADHLLIALQCEYMALEGLGQILKVVDRLKTAGINPTLDVGGIVMTMFDSRTNLSRQVVEEVRQHLSSKLFETVIPRTVRLSEAPSFGKPILSYDPHGPGATAYRALGKEIAARFKLTENGA; encoded by the coding sequence ATGGCCTGTACTGTTTTCACCATCGCCAACCAGAAGGGCGGCGTCGGCAAGACCACCACGGCGGTCAACCTCGCCGCGGCCCTCGCGGAACAGAAGATCCACACCCTCGTCGTGGACCTCGACCCCCAGGCCAACGCCACCAGCGCCCTCGGCATCGAAAAAACCGAGGGCAAGAGCCTCTACGGCCCCCTCCGCGGCGAGGGCAGCGCCTTCGAGATGCTCACGCCCACGGCCTGGCCCCACCTCGCCCTCATCCCCTCCGAGGTCGACCTCGCCGCCATCGAGATCGAGTTGGCCCAGCAACCCAACTACCTCATGCGCCTGCGCTCGGTCCTCGACCCGCTGCGCAACTCCGGCGGCTACCGCGCCATCATCATCGATTGCCCGCCCGCCCTCGGGATGCTCTCGATGAACTCCCTCGCCGCCGCCGACCACCTCCTCATTGCCCTGCAGTGCGAATACATGGCCCTCGAGGGCCTCGGCCAGATCCTCAAGGTCGTCGACCGCCTCAAGACCGCCGGCATCAACCCCACGCTCGACGTCGGCGGCATCGTCATGACCATGTTTGACAGCCGCACCAACCTCTCCCGCCAGGTCGTGGAGGAGGTCCGCCAGCACCTGTCCAGCAAGCTGTTCGAGACCGTGATCCCGCGCACCGTGCGCCTCAGCGAGGCCCCGAGCTTCGGCAAACCCATCCTCTCCTACGACCCCCACGGCCCCGGCGCCACCGCCTACCGCGCCCTCGGCAAGGAAATCGCCGCACGCTTCAAGTTGACGGAGAACGGCGCCTGA
- a CDS encoding ABC transporter permease: MNHYFRLWLTSARYCIMRTLMFRADFFIWALVELFWMAVNLLMVSVIYQHTDTVAGWTKYQMMLLVGTSLLIQRFLMGFFWSSIFEMGRNIRSGHFDFFLAQPGNVMFMATTRKIDPDSMINSLVALSVVIYAARQLGLDPSATDLALYALLVVCGVIIHYSMLVLCITPAFWITSAQGIEGSYFTLSEFSRLPRQAFRGAANIAFVWILPVVIVSNAPASILLHGFDAGIVGWVLAITVLWFGLAVFVFQRGLRRYSSASS, from the coding sequence ATGAACCACTACTTCCGCCTCTGGCTCACCTCCGCGCGCTACTGCATCATGCGGACGCTGATGTTCCGCGCGGACTTCTTCATCTGGGCCTTGGTCGAGCTGTTCTGGATGGCGGTGAACCTCCTCATGGTGTCCGTCATCTACCAGCACACCGACACCGTCGCCGGCTGGACCAAATACCAGATGATGCTGCTCGTCGGCACCTCCCTGCTAATCCAGCGCTTCCTGATGGGTTTCTTCTGGAGCAGCATCTTCGAGATGGGCCGCAACATCCGCAGCGGCCACTTCGACTTCTTCCTCGCCCAACCCGGCAACGTCATGTTCATGGCCACGACGCGCAAGATCGATCCCGACAGCATGATCAACTCCCTCGTGGCCCTGTCGGTTGTCATCTACGCGGCGCGGCAACTCGGTCTGGATCCCTCCGCCACCGATCTCGCGCTTTACGCCCTCCTCGTGGTCTGCGGCGTCATCATTCACTACAGCATGCTCGTGCTCTGCATCACCCCCGCCTTCTGGATCACCAGCGCGCAGGGCATCGAAGGCAGCTACTTCACCCTCAGCGAGTTTTCCCGCCTGCCCCGGCAGGCCTTCCGCGGCGCGGCCAACATCGCCTTTGTCTGGATCCTGCCCGTCGTGATCGTGAGCAACGCCCCGGCCAGCATCCTCCTCCACGGCTTTGACGCCGGGATCGTCGGTTGGGTGCTGGCCATCACCGTCTTGTGGTTCGGTCTCGCCGTGTTTGTCTTCCAGCGCGGGCTCCGCCGGTACTCGAGCGCAAGTTCCTGA
- a CDS encoding ABC transporter permease: protein MLATLNKYRAAFSVGLQSNLVYRVNFAIRGFFSFFHLIVVFILWSAAYSGNASIGGFNFAQTFTYFVALIVVQFMIGAFNEDYQISEDIRNGLINQFLLKPVNYFAYRFSLYLSARLVTGGLILLPLIVTYPLLQDYLVLPTDGWRLAIGLPALVMSALIQFGIAYCFGLLSFWFLEIQGLVILSMALESVLGGQIFPLDLMPEWLFRISQYLPYYYQMYFPVAIFTGRLNDPAMALQGLAIQAAWVVLILGLGQLLWRRGLRLHTAVGG from the coding sequence ATGCTCGCCACCCTCAACAAATACCGCGCCGCCTTCTCCGTCGGCCTGCAAAGCAACCTGGTCTACCGGGTGAACTTCGCCATCCGCGGCTTCTTCTCGTTTTTCCACCTGATCGTGGTGTTCATCCTCTGGTCCGCCGCCTACAGCGGCAACGCCAGCATCGGTGGCTTCAACTTCGCCCAGACCTTCACCTACTTCGTCGCCCTGATCGTGGTGCAGTTCATGATCGGCGCCTTCAACGAGGACTACCAGATCAGCGAGGACATCCGCAACGGCCTGATCAACCAGTTCCTGCTCAAGCCGGTCAACTACTTCGCCTACCGCTTCAGCCTCTACCTGTCCGCCCGCCTCGTCACCGGCGGGCTCATCCTGCTTCCCCTGATCGTGACCTATCCGCTGCTGCAGGATTACCTCGTGCTGCCGACCGACGGCTGGCGCCTGGCCATCGGCCTGCCCGCGCTGGTCATGTCGGCCCTCATCCAGTTCGGTATCGCCTACTGCTTCGGCCTGCTGAGCTTCTGGTTTCTGGAAATCCAGGGGCTCGTCATCCTCTCCATGGCCCTGGAATCCGTCCTCGGTGGTCAGATCTTCCCGCTCGACCTGATGCCGGAGTGGCTCTTCCGGATCTCCCAGTACCTGCCGTACTACTACCAGATGTATTTCCCCGTCGCGATCTTCACCGGCCGCCTAAACGACCCGGCGATGGCCCTCCAGGGCCTGGCCATCCAGGCGGCCTGGGTCGTGCTCATCCTCGGCCTCGGCCAGCTCCTCTGGCGCCGCGGCCTCCGCCTGCACACCGCCGTGGGCGGCTGA
- the mfd gene encoding transcription-repair coupling factor has protein sequence MPFVARSPMGSSPTPSDRRIKLTGICPAAHPHALAELLRQHPAPVWLLVHEEAARSDTLAEDIALFHAAHGSAAPLEILTFPEAQVEQRELRESFNAASDRLAVLSKLRGLGPSSVAGPPSSALLVLATPAALVQPVPPPEDFASRETTLQRGETRPFPALLELLRTFDYDSEAVCEAPGQYAVRGGIVDVYPITAHQPYRLDFFGDTLEEIKTLDPVTQRSGEAVATITLTAAPRHDLGGSASTLLAYLGPTTHTAILEPKAIEELFDLSPGGAQPPDALAGVAPGGGTPAFLPQLAASSARLFGLSDLDLASDLFDGTAQEETWDTESLSHHRSYPEERQLAHERLQAEDGARRQFLEQVATWQREGYAVDFVIAKEGEEQRVRELLEEDKELKNLKPRYLRGALGEGFRITFRNNAGTELARDKATEVGSKLAPTNQPKGVVVVSETEIFGRRRQRRSTPKRAIAAQSAVDQLLDFSELVEGDFVVHLQHGIAQFRGLTRLETADGVREVISLEFDDQVTLHVPLPESHLISRYVGLSKAKPQLGRVGSGRWEKARQAAERATLDLAAELLAIQAKREAQPGHAFAEDNVWQREFEAAFPFTETPDQLKAIVAVKADMERTRPMDRLVCGDVGFGKTEVAIRAAFKAVMGGRQVAVLVPTTVLAQQHLNSFRERMAGYPVAIEMLSRFRTRKEQADIVAALAAGKIDILVGTHRLVQPDVQFRDLGLVIIDEEQRFGVKHKEVFKRWRAHVDMMAMSATPIPRTLYLALTGARDLSTIETAPTNRLPIQTIVKSYDEKLVVEAIRHEIRRGGQVFYLHNRVQTIDTVAGRLRTLLPGLTIGVGHGQMGAEGLERMMTDFVAGTYQVLVCTTIIESGLDIPNCNTLIIEGADRFGLSQLYQLRGRVGRFKHQAYAYLLLHRHARVLDIARQRLTAIRQHNQLGAGFRIAMRDLELRGAGNLLGAEQSGHIVGIGFELYCQLLRQSVARLKGEKHAAHVRANVKLDFVFVGEGADTAAPRAEVTGTFSAMRQAERIAGEIDRIQARLPSDYIAETRLRIDVYRRLALAETPKQVKELEQELRDRFGRFAEPVRALLLITEIRVRAEQKGILSVETDGNRLKCLRNSGRRDDFIQLSSRFPRLTAPTPLARLKEVITFLHNLPAS, from the coding sequence ATGCCCTTCGTAGCGCGTTCCCCGATGGGTTCCAGCCCCACGCCGTCCGATCGCAGGATCAAACTCACCGGAATTTGTCCGGCAGCGCACCCCCATGCCCTCGCGGAACTGCTCCGCCAACACCCCGCCCCCGTCTGGCTGCTGGTACACGAGGAAGCCGCGCGCTCGGATACCCTCGCCGAGGACATCGCCCTGTTCCACGCCGCCCACGGGTCCGCGGCCCCCTTGGAGATTCTCACTTTTCCCGAAGCCCAGGTCGAGCAGCGGGAACTTCGCGAATCCTTCAACGCCGCCAGCGACCGCCTCGCCGTCCTGAGCAAGCTCCGCGGTCTGGGTCCGTCCTCCGTCGCCGGCCCTCCGTCTTCTGCCCTGCTCGTCCTCGCCACCCCGGCCGCCCTGGTCCAACCCGTGCCGCCGCCCGAGGATTTTGCCTCCCGCGAAACCACGCTGCAACGCGGGGAAACGCGCCCCTTCCCCGCGCTGCTCGAATTGCTGCGCACCTTTGATTACGACAGCGAGGCCGTCTGCGAGGCCCCCGGCCAGTACGCCGTGCGCGGTGGCATCGTCGACGTCTACCCGATCACGGCCCACCAGCCCTACCGCCTGGATTTCTTCGGCGACACGCTGGAGGAGATCAAGACCCTCGACCCGGTCACGCAACGTTCCGGCGAGGCGGTCGCCACCATCACGCTGACGGCCGCCCCGCGGCATGACCTCGGCGGCTCCGCCTCGACGCTGCTCGCCTACCTCGGTCCCACCACGCACACCGCCATCCTAGAGCCCAAGGCCATCGAAGAACTCTTCGACCTCTCCCCCGGTGGCGCGCAGCCACCCGACGCGCTGGCCGGGGTGGCGCCGGGCGGCGGCACTCCCGCCTTCCTCCCACAACTCGCCGCTTCTTCCGCCCGGCTCTTCGGCCTCAGCGACCTCGATCTGGCCAGCGACCTCTTCGACGGCACCGCGCAGGAGGAGACCTGGGACACGGAATCCCTTTCCCACCACCGCTCCTACCCCGAGGAGCGTCAGCTCGCGCACGAACGCCTGCAGGCCGAGGACGGCGCCCGCCGCCAGTTCCTCGAACAGGTCGCCACGTGGCAGCGCGAGGGCTACGCGGTCGACTTCGTGATCGCCAAGGAAGGTGAGGAACAGCGCGTGCGCGAACTGCTGGAGGAGGACAAGGAACTCAAAAACCTAAAACCCCGCTACCTGCGCGGCGCGCTGGGCGAGGGCTTCCGCATCACGTTCCGGAACAACGCTGGGACCGAACTTGCGCGTGACAAAGCGACCGAAGTCGGGAGCAAGCTCGCTCCCACAAATCAGCCCAAAGGCGTCGTCGTCGTCTCCGAAACCGAGATCTTCGGCCGCCGCCGCCAGCGACGCTCCACCCCGAAGCGCGCCATCGCCGCGCAATCGGCCGTGGACCAGCTGCTCGATTTCTCCGAACTGGTGGAAGGCGACTTCGTGGTGCACTTGCAGCACGGCATCGCCCAGTTCCGCGGCCTCACCCGGCTGGAGACCGCCGATGGCGTCCGCGAGGTCATCTCCCTCGAGTTCGACGACCAGGTCACGCTGCACGTGCCGCTGCCGGAATCCCACCTGATCAGCCGCTACGTCGGCCTGTCGAAGGCCAAGCCGCAGCTCGGCCGCGTGGGCTCCGGCCGCTGGGAAAAGGCGCGGCAGGCCGCCGAGCGCGCCACCCTCGACCTCGCCGCCGAACTCCTCGCCATCCAGGCCAAACGCGAGGCGCAGCCCGGCCACGCCTTCGCCGAGGACAATGTCTGGCAGCGCGAATTCGAGGCCGCCTTCCCATTCACCGAGACGCCCGACCAGCTCAAGGCCATCGTGGCCGTGAAGGCCGACATGGAGCGCACGCGCCCGATGGACCGCCTGGTCTGCGGCGACGTGGGCTTCGGCAAGACCGAGGTCGCGATCCGCGCCGCCTTCAAGGCCGTGATGGGCGGCCGGCAGGTCGCCGTGCTCGTGCCCACCACCGTGCTGGCCCAGCAGCACCTGAACAGTTTCCGCGAGCGCATGGCCGGTTACCCGGTGGCCATCGAGATGCTCAGCCGCTTCCGCACCCGCAAGGAACAGGCCGACATCGTCGCCGCCCTCGCCGCCGGCAAGATCGACATCCTCGTCGGCACCCACCGCCTGGTGCAACCCGATGTGCAGTTCCGCGACCTCGGCTTGGTCATCATCGACGAGGAGCAGCGCTTCGGCGTGAAGCACAAGGAGGTCTTCAAGCGCTGGCGCGCCCACGTCGACATGATGGCCATGAGCGCGACCCCGATCCCGCGCACGCTCTACCTGGCCCTCACCGGCGCCCGCGACCTCAGCACGATCGAGACCGCCCCCACCAACCGCCTGCCCATCCAGACCATCGTCAAAAGCTATGACGAAAAGCTGGTGGTCGAGGCCATCCGCCACGAGATCCGCCGCGGCGGCCAGGTGTTCTACCTGCACAACCGCGTCCAGACGATCGACACCGTCGCCGGCCGCCTGCGCACCCTCCTGCCCGGGCTCACCATCGGCGTCGGCCACGGCCAGATGGGCGCCGAGGGCCTCGAGCGCATGATGACCGATTTCGTCGCCGGCACCTATCAAGTGCTCGTCTGCACCACGATCATCGAGAGCGGCCTCGACATTCCGAACTGCAACACCCTCATCATCGAGGGAGCGGACCGCTTCGGCCTGTCCCAGCTCTACCAGCTCCGCGGCCGCGTCGGCCGGTTCAAGCACCAGGCCTACGCCTACCTCCTCCTGCACCGGCACGCCCGCGTCCTGGACATCGCCCGCCAGCGCCTGACGGCCATCCGCCAGCACAACCAGCTCGGCGCGGGCTTCCGCATCGCCATGCGCGACCTTGAGCTGCGCGGCGCCGGCAACCTGCTGGGCGCGGAGCAGAGCGGCCACATCGTCGGCATCGGCTTCGAACTCTATTGCCAGTTGCTGCGCCAGAGCGTGGCCCGCCTGAAGGGCGAGAAACACGCCGCCCACGTCCGCGCCAACGTGAAGCTCGACTTCGTGTTCGTCGGCGAGGGCGCCGACACCGCCGCGCCGCGCGCCGAGGTCACCGGAACCTTCTCCGCCATGCGCCAAGCCGAGCGCATCGCGGGCGAGATCGACCGCATCCAGGCCCGCCTGCCCTCCGACTACATCGCCGAGACCCGCCTGCGCATCGATGTCTACCGCCGGCTGGCCCTGGCCGAGACCCCCAAGCAGGTGAAGGAACTCGAGCAGGAACTCCGCGACCGCTTCGGCCGCTTTGCCGAGCCGGTCCGGGCCCTCCTCCTCATCACCGAAATCCGCGTCCGGGCGGAACAAAAGGGCATCCTATCCGTCGAAACCGACGGCAACCGCCTGAAGTGCCTCCGCAATTCGGGCCGCCGCGATGATTTCATCCAACTGAGCAGCCGCTTTCCCCGCTTGACCGCCCCCACCCCCCTTGCAAGGTTGAAAGAAGTCATCACCTTCTTGCACAATCTCCCCGCTTCATGA
- the radC gene encoding RadC family protein produces the protein MSPDPAYPAPRLADLAVSERPQERLEKHGPGALSDAELLAMLLRSGQKGQSVLSMSRQLITEAGSLAGLLRWREADYRRIRGIGRIKALQLITVMEIARRVLSTGEPNPVLNRPELIHAHFLPQCTGLAVEKFWVLCLNRKNRLIRQVELTSGTATSSLAHPREVFREAVHHGATAVVCVHNHPSGDPAPSAADVQVTRQLREAARALDIELLDHVIIGQAPTDPLGRGYYSFRESGVI, from the coding sequence ATGAGTCCCGATCCCGCCTACCCCGCCCCGCGTCTCGCGGACCTCGCGGTCAGCGAACGTCCCCAGGAACGTCTGGAAAAGCACGGCCCGGGCGCCCTGAGCGACGCCGAACTCCTCGCCATGCTCCTACGCAGCGGCCAGAAGGGACAGAGCGTCCTCAGCATGAGCCGCCAGCTCATCACCGAGGCGGGGTCGCTGGCCGGCCTCCTGCGCTGGCGCGAGGCCGACTACCGCCGCATCCGGGGCATCGGCCGGATCAAGGCCCTGCAGCTGATCACGGTCATGGAAATCGCCCGCCGGGTGTTGTCCACCGGCGAGCCCAATCCCGTGCTGAACCGGCCCGAGCTGATCCACGCCCATTTTCTGCCCCAGTGCACCGGCCTGGCCGTGGAGAAATTCTGGGTCCTGTGCCTGAATCGCAAGAACCGCCTCATCCGCCAGGTCGAGCTCACCTCCGGCACCGCGACCAGCTCGCTCGCCCATCCCCGCGAGGTCTTCCGCGAGGCCGTCCACCACGGCGCCACCGCCGTCGTCTGCGTCCACAACCACCCGAGTGGCGACCCCGCCCCCAGCGCCGCCGACGTGCAGGTCACCCGCCAGCTGCGCGAGGCCGCCCGGGCCCTCGATATCGAGCTCCTCGACCACGTGATCATCGGCCAGGCCCCCACCGACCCGCTCGGCCGCGGCTACTACAGCTTCCGGGAATCCGGGGTTATTTAA
- the rnc gene encoding ribonuclease III, with product MAKTDPSPGELEKRLGYRFVNPALLLEALTHGSYLQDDPAAGPHNQRLEFLGDSVLQFVLTDALYREYPTEREGVLSRRRAVLSKGGFLTQMARDLGIDAGLRLNKSEEDAGGRNRASILEDAFEAVVGAIYLDSDLATIRQLLLTWYGPLPARLAVSEDAENPKGSLQELVQPVHGNSALRYAVSATTGPRHARVYEVEVFLHDRKIGTGGGSSKKVAEEAAARVALATLRADPA from the coding sequence GTGGCCAAAACAGATCCCAGTCCCGGCGAATTGGAAAAGCGGCTTGGTTACCGCTTCGTGAATCCGGCCTTGTTGCTGGAGGCGCTGACCCATGGCTCGTACCTGCAGGACGACCCCGCCGCCGGCCCGCACAACCAGCGCCTCGAGTTCCTCGGCGACTCCGTGCTGCAGTTCGTGCTGACCGACGCGCTCTACCGCGAGTACCCCACCGAACGCGAAGGCGTCCTGAGCCGCCGGCGCGCCGTGCTGTCCAAGGGCGGCTTCCTCACCCAGATGGCGCGGGACCTGGGCATCGACGCCGGCCTGCGCCTCAACAAGAGCGAGGAGGATGCCGGCGGCCGCAACCGCGCCTCGATTCTCGAGGACGCCTTCGAGGCCGTCGTCGGCGCCATCTATCTCGACAGCGACCTCGCCACGATCCGGCAGTTGCTGCTGACCTGGTACGGGCCCCTGCCCGCCCGGCTGGCGGTGTCCGAGGACGCCGAGAACCCCAAGGGCAGCTTGCAGGAACTCGTGCAGCCCGTGCACGGCAACAGCGCCCTCCGTTATGCGGTCAGCGCCACCACCGGCCCGCGCCACGCGCGCGTCTACGAGGTCGAAGTCTTCCTCCACGATCGCAAGATCGGCACCGGCGGTGGCTCCTCCAAGAAGGTCGCCGAGGAAGCCGCGGCCCGCGTCGCCCTGGCCACCCTCCGCGCTGACCCAGCCTGA